Proteins from a genomic interval of Trichoderma breve strain T069 chromosome 2, whole genome shotgun sequence:
- a CDS encoding NAD dependent epimerase/dehydratase family domain-containing protein has product MVVKVFVTGATGYIGGTAFDYIYNAHKDNEYTLLVRNEARAQAVKAKYPTAKFVYGSLEDVDIIEQAASEADVVVHTADSADHIASAQAIAKGLEKGHTAERPGYWLHLSGTGILTWYDLVNGREGQPPLPEQKYHDINDIERIKTLDDRAPHRLIDKVVIGANSDAVKIAILGPPLIYGKGSGAGNTQTIQIPTLVDMTLNEGFAPVVGGGKNEWDYVHIDDLGELFLKLFNATQDPSKNSNPEIFGANGYFYCPSGTLNFTKIAERAAEEIKKQGYLADVPLKRVTFAEQKKLKGFQPVAVSLGHNSKGVAERASKYLGWAPKERISVEDDVADVVSQRAKQLGL; this is encoded by the exons ATGGTTGTTAAAGTCTTTGT CACCGGTGCTACTGGTTACATTGGAGGCACAGCCTTTGACTACATTTACAACGCCCACAAGGACAATGAGTACACTCTCCTTGTTCGTAACGAGGCTCGCGCCCAGGCTGTAAAGGCAAAATACCCAACAGCCAAGTTTGTCTACGGCTCTCTTGAGGATGTCGATATCATCGAACAGGCCGCTTCAGAAGCCGACGTTGTTGTCC ACACCGCAGATTCAGCCGACCACATCGCTAGTGCTCAAGCGATTGCCAAAGGCCTGGAGAAGGGCCACACTGCCGAAAGGCCTGGATACTGGCTACACCTTTCCGGAACGGGCATCTTGACCTGGTACGATCTTGTCAACGGCAGAGAAGGacaacctcctcttcccGAGCAGAAATATCACGACATCAACGACATTGAGCGCATCAAGACTTTGGATGATCGAGCCCCCCACAGACTCATTGACAAGGTTGTCATCGGTGCCAATTCCGATGCTGTCAAGATTGCCATCCTCGGCCCGCCTCTCATCTACGGCAAGGGTTCTGGTGCTGGCAACACGCAGACCATACAGATTCCCACTCTTGTGGACATGACTCTGAACGAGGGATTCGCGCCCGTTGTTGGGGGTGGCAAGAATGAGTGGGATTATGTCCACATTGACGACCTGGGCGAGCTGttcctcaagctcttcaacgCCACTCAGGACCCCTCAAAGAACTCCAACCCCGAAATCTTTGGTGCCAATGGCTACTTTTACTGTCCTTCCGGCACGCTGAATTTCACAAAGATTGCCGAGCGGGCTGCGGAGGAAATTAAGAAGCAGGGATACTTGGCAGATGTCCCGCTCAAGAGGGTGACTTTCGctgagcagaagaagctcaagggTTTCCAACCGGTAGCGGTATCGCTGGGCCACAACTCCAAGGGCGTGGCTGAGAGAGCCTCCAAGTATCTTGGCTGGGCGCCCAAGGAGAGAATTAGTGTGGAGGATGATGTTGCCGATGTGGTGAGCCAGAGGGCGAAGCAATTGGGATTGTAG
- a CDS encoding f-box-like domain-containing protein — MASSGRSSRWDELPDEIVLQILSYLDPLHITRLQLVSRKLQKLCLDDELWKRRCFEESPCESEDQPRDGTALGNLEASGSTSADGPKTIVDGEKSSIEPGKPQRRSQRWQELQDMANWDPTFPNERVSWYSEYIQRNGPTCVNWLQTPRIRDRGYEAMMEARGLELYYPYDGNDGVGAMLAVSPLDDGSICLWDVKGTRGKAGSILATSKSDILFIDGPGSINTRRSKRVDTGVTECVSVDNHRHRAYFAVQSHLIEIDLERLEVVSRESFEWSITALSKIQNDVPLTVGTSLGIHLHDFRARARVTHAAVEQVDQNDIFKSIFDPTPLLPYASLSQPTPVSIIHLPLRGSPDLVSNDIYVGGRFSNILHYDRRKFPVIMDSIYSGATINSMAAMPHPFSSLDSEVRRHGELSTEQVTKSKANGEGWTLVAGGTYKSKGSLEIFGLTQAVADPVGREMMQNSTMKNRQTAASASILSVANHGTKIVFSDGAGSIKWFERDGLTECRRLRIGHCEGDDAPSLFASMSAAGELARKIVSTKSREGPDRPNDDNVLFWTGERLGLVSFTPTPLYQSKDFDEEPDLDTAAEEEERQRYAEQMREALDRQADEVRFMNTFGQGGLME, encoded by the exons ATGGCTTCGTCCGGTCGGTCGTCGCGTTGGGACGAGCTTCCAGATGAGATCGTGCTCCAGATTCTAAGCT ATCTGGATCCCTTGCACATCACCAGATTGCAGCTTGTATCGcggaagctgcagaagctttGTCTCGATGATGAGCTGTGGAAGCGTCGCTGTTTCGAAGAATCGCCGTG cGAATCCGAAGACCAGCCCCGAGATGGAACGGCATTGGGGAACCTAGAGGCCTCCGGAAGCACCAGCGCTGATGGTCCAAAGACTATCgtagatggagagaagagcagcattgAACCGGGCAAGCCGCAACGAAGGAGTCAGCGATGGCAGGAGCTCCAAGATATGGCAAACTGGGATCCGACATTCCCCAACGAACGAGTCTCCTGGTACAGCGAGTATATACAACGGAATGGGCCGACTTGTGTCAACTGGCTGCAAACTCCTCGGATCCGCGACCGAGGGTacgaggccatgatggaggctCGTGGATTGGAGCTCTATTACCCATACGACGGAAACGATGGCGTAGGCGCAATGCTTGCTGTATCACCGCTCGACGACGGCTCCATCTGTTTGTGGGACGTCAAAGGAACACGGGGCAAGGCCGGCTCTATCCTTGCCACCAGCAAATCCGACATTCTTTTCATCGATGGTCCTGGAAGCATAAACACTCGACGATCCAAGAGAGTTGATACAGGGGTCACGGAATGCGTTAGCGTAGACAACCATAGACATCGTGCATATTTTGCTGTACAAAGCC ATTTGATCGAAATCGATCTCGAACGACTGGAAGTCGTAAGCCGCGAATCGTTCGAATGGTCCATCACGGCTCTTTCAAAAATTCAAAATGATGTTCCTTTAACGGTGGGAACGTCTCTTGGAATTCATTTACATGATTTCCGTGCAAGAGCTAGGGTAACACACGCGGCCGTAGAGCAGGTGGACCAAAACGACATCTTTAAATCAATATTTGACCCGACACCGCTGCTTCCATACGCGTCTCTTTCTCAACCCACGCCCGTCAGCATAATACATCTGCCCCTACGCGGGTCACCGGACCTAGTATCAAACGACATTTACGTGGGTGGCAGATTTTCAAACATCCTGCACTATGATCGACGCAAGTTCCCTGTCATTATGGATTCAATCTACTCGGGGGCTACGATCAACAGCATGGCAGCAATGCCTCACCCGTTCTCATCGCTGGACAGCGAAGTACGACGGCACGGCGAGCTCAGCACAGAGCAGGTCACAAAATCCAAGGCAAACGGCGAGGGCTGGACACTTGTTGCGGGGGGAACATACAAATCAAAGGGATCCCTCGAGATCTTTGGTCTCACCCAGGCCGTTGCAGATCCAGTCGGTCGCGAGATGATGCAGAATTCCACCATGAAGAATAGGCAAACTGCCGCGTCTGCCTCCATCCTGTCAGTGGCCAACCACGGTACCAAGATTGTCTTCTCAGATGGAGCCGGCTCCATCAAATGGTTTGAGAGAGATGGTCTGACAGAGTGCCGTCGACTGAGGATTGGCCACTGCGAGGGCGACGATGCCCCATCGCTATTCGCCTCAATGAGTGCGGCTGGCGAGCTGGCGCGGAAAATCGTGTCCACAAAGTCGAGAGAGGGTCCGGATCGGCCCAATGATGATAATGTTTTGTTCTGGACAGGCGAGAGGCTGGGGCTCGTTAGCTTCACGCCGACGCCACTCTATCAATCCAAGGACTTTGATGAGGAGCCGGACTTGGACACAGCggccgaagaggaggagagacagCGCTATGCAGAGCAGATGCGCGAGGCCCTGGATCGGCAGGCAGATGAGGTTAGATTCATGAATACGTTTGGACAAGGAGGACTTATGGAATAA
- a CDS encoding hsp70 protein domain-containing protein, which produces MADEVYDGAVGIDLGTTYSCVATYEGNNVEIIANEQGSFTTPSFVSFTDKERLIGEAAKNNAAMNPINTVFDAKRLIGRRFDDPTVKKDIESWPFKVIDDAGNPKIEVEYLGEKKSFSAQEISSMVLLKMKEIAETKLGKKVEKAVITVPAYFNDNQRQATKDAGAIAGLNVLRIINEPTAAAIAYGLGAGKTDKERNVLIYDLGGGTFDVSLLNIQGGVFTVKATAGDTHLGGQDFDTNLLDHCKKEFTRKSKKDPSNDPRALRRLRTACERAKRTLSSGAQATIEIDSLFEGEDFTMTITRARFEELNAKAFAGTLEPVAQVLKDAAIDKSAVEEIVLVGGSTRIPKIQKLLSEFFDGKKLEKSINPDEAVAYGAAVQAGILSGKATSAETADLLLLDVVPLSLGVAMEGNIFAPVVPRGQTVPTLKKRTFTTVADNQQTVQFPVYQGERVNCEDNTSLGEFTLAPIPPMRAGEAVLEVVFEVDANGILKVTATEKSSGRSANITISNSVGKLSTGEIEKMISDAEAFKSNDEAFSKRFEAKQQLESYIGRVEEIVSDPTLSLKLKRGQKEKIESTISDAMAALELGDSTAEDLKKQELALKRLVTKAMSSR; this is translated from the exons ATGGCGGACGAGGTTTACGACGGTGCCGTCGGCATCGATCTGG gtaCCACCTACTCTTGCGTTGCCACCTACGAGGGTAACAATGTCGAGATCATTGCCAACGAGCAGGGTTCCTTCACCACCCCCTCCTTCGTTTCCTTCACGGACAAGGAGCGTCTCATTGGTGAGGCCGCCAAGAACAATGCTGCCATGAACCCCATCAACACCGTCTTCGATGCCAA GCGTCTGATCGGCCGTCGCTTCGATGACCCCACCGTCAAGAAGGATATCGAGTCTTGGCCCTTCAAGGTCATTGACGATGCTGGCAACCCCAAGATTGAGGTTGAGTACctcggcgagaagaagagcttctccGCCCAGGAGATCTCCTCCATGGTCCTCCTCAAG atgaaggagattgcTGAGACCAAGCTCGGCAAGAAGGTTGAGAAGGCTGTCATCACTGTCCCTGCCTACTTCAACGACAACCAGCGTCAGGCTACCAAGGATGCTGGTGCCATTGCTGGCCTCAACGTCCTCCGTATCATCAACGAGCCTACCGCTGCTGCTATCGCCTACGGTCTGGGTGCTGGTAAGACTGACAAGGAGCGCAACGTCCTGATCTACGATCTTGGTGGTGGTACTTTCGATGTCTCTCTGCTCAACATCCAGGGTGGTGTCTTCACCGTCAAGGCTACCGCTGGTGACACCCACTTGGGTGGCCAGGACTTTGACACCAACCTGTTGGACCACTGCAAGAAGGAGTTCACtcgcaagagcaagaaggacCCCAGCAACGACCCCCGTGCTCTCCGAAGACTCCGCACTGCTTGCGAGCGTGCCAAGCGTACCCTCTCCAGCGGTGCCCAGGCCACCATTGAGATTGACTCTCTCTTCGAGGGTGAGGACTTCACCATGACCATCACCCGTGCTCGTTTCGAGGAGCTCAACGCCAAGGCCTTTGCCGGCACTCTCGAGCCTGTTGCCCAGGTCCTCAAGGATGCCGCTATCGACAAGAGCGCCGTCGAGGAGATTGTCCTGGTCGGTGGTTCTACCCGTATCcccaagatccagaagctTCTGTCCGAGTTCTTcgacggcaagaagctcgagaagaGCATTAACCCCGATGAGGCCGTTGCCTACGGTGCTGCCGTCCAGGCCGGTATCCTCTCCGGAAAGGCCACCTCCGCCGAGACCGCCGACCTCCTCCTGCTCGACGTTGTTCCCCTGTCCCTGGGTGTCGCCATGGAGGGTAACATCTTCGCTCCCGTCGTTCCCCGTGGACAAACCGTGCCCACCCTTAAAAA GCGAACTTTCACCACCGTTGCCGACAACCAGCAGACCGTTCAGTTCCCCGTCTACCAGGGTGAGCGTGTCAACTGCGAGGACAACACCTCTCTGGGAGAGTTCACTCTTGCTCCTATCCCTCCTATGCGCGCTGGCGAGGCTGTCCTTGAGGTCGTCTTCGAGGTTGACGCCAACGGTATTCTCAAGGTCACCGCCACTGAGAAGTCCTCTGGCCGCAgtgccaacatcaccatctccaactctgTCGGCAAGCTGTCTACCggcgagattgagaagatgatCAGCGATGCTGAGGCTTTCAAGTCCAACGATGAGGCTTTCAGCAAGCGCTTCGAGGctaagcagcagctcgagtCCTACATTGGCCGTGTTGAGGAGATCGTCTCTGACCCTACCCTGTCCCTCAAGCTCAAGCGTGgccagaaggagaagattgagtCCACCATCAGCGACGCCATGGCCGCTCTCGAGCTTGGCGACAGCACCGCTGAGGAcctgaagaagcaggagcTCGCCCTCAAGCGCCTTGTCACCAAGGCCATGTCCTCCCGATAA